In Colletotrichum lupini chromosome 6, complete sequence, a single window of DNA contains:
- a CDS encoding FAD binding domain-containing protein: MRVSILASLVLAGGSASVAARCSGLGSSSTNSTTTAPSCKYLPGDAGWPSANTWAQLNETVGGRLVATVPLGSACHGDAYNATECARLQEAWLYSEVHMESSSSVMAPLFANASCDPFTAQDVPCTLGNYVSYAVNASGPADVQAALKFADEKNVRFIIRNTGHDYNGRSTGAGALAIWTHYLKGTEIVDWDDEHYAGKALKAGAGVQGFEAIAAANEAGLAVVTGECPTVGIAGGYVQAGGHSALSTIYGLAADNTLSFEVVTPTGELLTASRAENEDLYWALSGGGGGNYGVVTSITTRAHPDAPVSGAKFAVTVADNETLYQVIDAFHAALPAIVDSGVMIIYFFGPGFLQSPAMTAYNKTQAEVEQILQPFTDSLAQLNITLQPNLTSFDGYRDHYNNYWGPLPSGNIQVGTQLFGGRLLPRAVLPDFGPTARQLVELGVTYIGVGLNVSHFGHDGADESAKFNAVLPQWRDSIVQVSLTLPWSFEVPFEDMVAEQTRMTEVVQPVIEAATPGAGAYINEADFQQKDWQETFYGVNYEALLGIKNKYDPKGLLYNVAAVGSEAWTVDNNGRMCKSS, from the exons ATGCGCGTCTCGATCCTCGCTTCCTTGGTCCTGGCCGGCGGAAGCGCTTCCGTCGCCGCCAGGTGCTCGGGCCTGGGCAGCTCCTCGACAAActcgacgacgacggcgCCTTCGTGCAAGTATCTGCCCGGAGACGCGGGATGGCCCTCTGCGAACACCTGGGCGCAGCTCAACGAGACCGTTGGGGGACGTCTGGTCGCTACCGTCCCGCTGGGAAGCGCATGTCACGGCGATGCCTACAACGCGACTGAGTGCGCTCGTCTTCAGGAGGCGTGGCTCTATTCGGAAGTCCA CATGgagtcctcctcctcggttATGGCCCCCCTGTTCGCCAACGCCAGCTGCGACCCTTTCACGGCGCAAGACGTCCCTTGCACCTTGGGTAACTATGTCAGCTACGCAGTGAACGCCTCTGGGCCCGCGGACGTCCAGGCCGCGCTCAAGTTCGCGGATGAAAAGAATGTGCGTTTCATCATCCGCAACACGGGTCACGACTACAACGGCCGGTCGACCGGTGCCGGTGCCCTGGCCATCTGGACCCACTACCTGAAGGGAACCGAGATCGTGGACTGGGATGATGAGCATTACGCCGGCAAGGCCCTCAAGGCTGGCGCGGGCGTGCAAGGCTTCGAGGccatcgccgccgccaaCGAAGCTGGGCTTGCCGTCGTTACGGGAGAGTGTCCTACCGTTGGCATTGCTGGAGGCTATGTTCAAGCCGGCGGCCACTCTGCTCTTAGCACCATCTACGGCCTGGCCGCCGACAACACCCTCTCCTTTGAGGTCGTTACCCCGACGGGAGAGCTCCTCACGGCCTCGAGAGCAGAGAATGAAGACCTGTACTGGGCCCTGagcggaggcggcggcggcaactACGGCGTCGTCACCTCCATCACCACCCGCGCCCACCCCGACGCCCCCGTCAGCGGTGCCAAGTTCGCCGTCACCGTCGCCGACAACGAGACGCTGTACCAAGTCATTGACGCCTTCCACGCCGCTCTCCCGGCCATCGTCGACTCGGGCGTCATGATCATCTACTTCTTCGGCCCGGGCTTCCTCCAGTCCCCGGCCATGACGGCCTACAACAAGACCCAGGCCGAGGTCGAACAGATCCTCCAGCCCTTCACCGACTCTCTCGCCCAGCTCAACATCACCCTCCAGCCGAACCTCACCTCCTTCGACGGCTACCGCGACCACTACAATAACTACTGGGGCCCCCTTCCCTCCGGCAACATCCAAGTCGGCACCCAGCTCTTCGGCGGCCGTCTCCTGCCCCGCGCCGTCCTCCCCGACTTCGGCCCCACCGCGCGGCAGCTGGTCGAGCTGGGCGTCACCTACATCGGCGTCGGCCTCAACGTCTCGCACTTTGGCCACGACGGCGCCGACGAGAGCGCCAAGTTCAACGCCGTCCTGCCCCAGTGGCGCGACTCCATCGTCCAGGTCTCCCTGACCCTCCCCTGGAGCTTCGAGGTGCCCTTCGAGGACATGGTGGCCGAGCAGACGCGCATGACCGAGGTCGTGCAGCCCGTCATCGAGGCGGCTACCCCGGGCGCGGGCGCGTACATTAACGAGGCCGATTTCCAGCAGAAGGATTGGCAGGAGACGTTTTACGGCGTAAACTACGAGGCTCTGCTGGGCATCAAGAACAAGTACGACCCCAAGGGTCTGCTGTATAACGTGGCCGCTGTCGGTAGCGAGGCTTGGACTGTGGATAACAATGGACGCATGTGCAAGAGCAGCTAA
- a CDS encoding YjfJ protein encodes MNFMGRKSDVKQEDVANVPPELSDLHCFTETGGVITTRAAMFDIPGYRVTRTLGAVYGLSVRSRNIAASLGMVIKSLAGGELRWFTTMLYNCRNDALGRVVSECKQRGGNAIICLRFDASDLGGFAQTCAYGTACVVEKVEGGEGVAPQLAGS; translated from the exons ATGAACTTCATGGGCAGAAAAAGCGACGTCAAGCAAGAAGACGTGGCCAACGTCCCGCCGGAGCTATCAGACCTGCACTGCTTCACAGAAACGGGCGGCGTCATCACAACCA GGGCAGCAATGTTCGACATCCCCGGCTACCGCGTTACCCGCACCCTAGGCGCAGTCTACGGCCTCTCGGTGCGCTCGCGCAACATCGCCGCGAGCCTGGGCATGGTGATCAAGTCGCTTGCGGGCGGGGAGCTGCGGTGGTTCACGACGATGCTGTATAACTGTCGGAACGATGCGCTGGGGAGAGTGGTGAGCGAGTGTAAGCAGAGGGGGGGCAACGCGATTATTTGTTTAAGGTTCGATGCGTCGGATTTAGGCGGGTTCGCGCAGACGTGTGCGTATGGGACTGCGTGTGTCGTTGAGAAGGTTGAGGGAGGAGAAGGGGTTGCGCCGCAGCTTGCGGGGAGCTGA
- a CDS encoding uncharacterized protein (region in Clathrin and VPS), translating to MAPLPIKFQELIQLQTAGVEDASIGFNSCTLESDSYVCIREKKNEAAQPEVVIVDLKNGNNVTRRPIKADSAIMHWTRQVIALKAQSRTLQIFDLEKKAKLKSTTMNEDVQYWKWISETTLGLVTDSAVYHWDVYDPSQAQPVEVFKRNANLNGCQIINYRTNAEGKWMVVVGISQQQGRVVGAMQLYSKDRGISQAIEGHAAAFGSLRLEGAPADTKLFTFAVRTATGAKLHIVEVDHAESNPVFQKKAVDIFFPPEAVSDFPVAMQVSQKYGVIFMVTKYGFIHVYDLETAACIFMNRISSDTIFTTCPDNESRGIVGINRKGQVLFVSIDDANVIPYLLQNPANTDMAIKMASRAGLPGADNLYARQFEQLFNSGQFMDAAKIAANSPRQFLRTAETIERFKSLPQQPGQMSFVLQYFGLLLDKGALNEHESIELAQPVLAQNRLNLLEKWQKEGKLTASERLGDLVRPHDLNMALTLYLKANIPHKVVAGFAETGQFEKILPYATQANYQPDYVQLLQHIVRVNPEKGAEFATALANNEGGSLVDIERVVDIFQSQGMIQQATAFLLDALKDNRPDQGHLQTRLLEMNLMNAPQVADAILGNDMFSHFDKTRIATLCEQVGLAQKALELYEDPAAVKRVVINIAATPNFNIDWLTGFFGKLSVEQSLDCLDAMIKHNIRQNLQAVVQIATKYSDLLGPVRLIDLFEKYKTAEGLFYYLGSIVNLSEDPDVHFKYIESATKMGQFNEVERICRDSNYYNAEKVKNFLKEARLQEQLPLIIVCDRFNFVHDLVLYLYQQQQFQSIETYVQRVNPSRTPAVIGGLLDVDCDESIIKNLLSTVNPASIPIDELVSEVESRNRLKLLLPFLEATLAAGNQQQAVFNALAKIYIDSNNNPEKFLKENDQYDTLSVGKYCEKRDPNLAFIAYSKGQNDLELVNITNENGMYRNQARYLLERADRELWTFVLSENNIHRRSVIDQVTATAVPESTDPSKVSEAVAAFLACDLPLELIELLEKIVLEPSPFSDNTNLQNLLLFTAAKADKGKVMDYIHRMDNFSAPDIASACIDVGLHEEAFEIFKKTGDKTSAVDVLVENVVSIDRAQAYAEEVDLPEVWSKVAKAQLDGLRVTDSIESYIKADDPKNYEEVIETAARAGKDQDLIKYLRMARKTLREPAIDTALAFCYARLDELGELEDFLRGTNVANIEESGDKAYEQGLYQASKIFFTSISNWAKLATTLVHLEEYQAAVECARKANNIKVWKQVHEACVEKKEFRLAQICGLNLIVDAEQLQTLVKQYERNGYFDELIGVLEQGLGLERAHMGMFTELGIALSKYHPERLMEHLKLFWSRMNLPKIIRACEEAALWPELVFCYYHYDEFDNAAMAVIERPENSWEHQQFKEIVVKVANLEIYYRAINFYLEQHPSLLTDLLQSLTARIDVNRVVKMFEKSDNLPLIKPFLVNVQTQNKRTVNNAINDLLIEEEDYKTLRDSVENYDNYDPVDLASRLEKHDLIFFRQIAASIYRKNKRWEKSIALSKQDKLFKDAIETAAISGKTDVVEDLLRYFVDIGSRECYVGMLYACYELIRPDLVLEISWRSGLTDFAMPYMINMLCQQTKDLAALKADNEARKSKEKEQEKDETNTPILGGNRLMITAGPGGMGAPPAPYGQTNGFAPQPTGFGF from the exons ATGGCGCCACTACCGATCAAGTTCCAGGAGCTGATCCAGCTTCAGACTGCCGGTGTCGAGGACGCTTCCATCGGCTTCAACTCCTGC ACACTCGAGTCAGACTCTTATGTCTGTATTCGGGAAAAGAAGAACGAAGCTGCCCAACCCGAAGTTGTCATCGTCGATCTCAAGAACGGCAACAATGTCACACGGCGCCCCATCAAGGCCGACAGTGCCATCATGCACTGGACTCGTCAAGTCATCGCCCTCAAGGCGCAATCGAGAACACTGCAGATCTTCGATCTTGAGAAGAAGGCGAAACTCAAGTCTACCACAATGAACGAGGACGTCCAGTACTGGAAGTGGATCAGCGAGACCACTTTGGGCCTGGTTACAGATTCAGCAGTCTACCATTGGGACGTCTACGACCCCAGTCAGGCCCAGCCTGTCGAGGTCTTCAAGCGCAATGCTAACCTCAAC GGTTGCCAAATCATCAACTACCGAACCAACGCCGAGGGCAAGTGGATGGTGGTTGTTGGTATCTCGCAACAGCAGGGCCGCGTCGTTGGCGCTATGCAGCTGTACTCCAAGGACCGTGGCATTAGCCAGGCCATTGAGGGTCACGCTGCGGCCTTCGGCTCGCTGCGCCTGGAGGGTGCTCCTGCTGACACCAAGCTCTTCACCTTTGCTGTGAGAACCGCTACTGGCGCGAAGCTTCACATCGTCGAGGTCGACCACGCCGAGTCAAACCCCGTATTCCAGAAGAAGGCCGTCGACATCTTCTTCCCTCCCGAAGCCGTCAGCGATTTCCCCGTGGCTATGCAGGTGTCGCAGAAGTACGGTGTCATTTTCATGGTCACCAAGTACGGATTCATCCACGTCTACGACCTCGAGACCGCCGCCTGCATCTTCATGAACCGAATTTCCAGCGATACCATTTTCACCACCTGCCCCGACAACGAGTCTCGCGGTATTGTGGGCATCAACCGCAAGGGTCAAGTGCTCTTCGTTTCGATCGACGACGCCAACGTTATCCCCTACCTCCTTCAGAACCCGGCCAACACCGATATGGCTATCAAGATGGCATCACGAGCTGGCCTCCCCGGTGCTGATAATCTGTATGCTCGTCAATTCGAGCAGCTCTTCAACAGCGGTCAGTTCATGGATGCTGCCAAGATCGCGGCCAACTCTCCCCGACAATTCCTTCGAACCGCCGAGACGATCGAGAGATTCAAGTCGCTCCCCCAGCAACCTGGTCAAATGTCCTTTGTCCTGCAATACTTTGGCCTCTTGCTCGACAAGGGAGCCCTGAACGAGCACGAGTCTATTGAGCTTGCACAGCCCGTTCTCGCTCAAAACCGTCTCAACCTGTTGGAGAAATGGCAAAAGGAGGGCAAGTTGACTGCGTCCGAGAGACTCGGTGACCTTGTCCGCCCTCACGACCTGAACATGGCTCTCACTCTTTATCTCAAGGCCAACATCCCTCACAAGGTTGTTGCTGGCTTTGCCGAGACGGGTCAATTCGAGAAGATCCTGCCCTATGCCACCCAGGCCAACTACCAGCCCGACTACGTCCAACTCCTCCAGCACATCGTTCGTGTCAACCCGGAGAAGGGTGCAGAGTTCGCCACAGCCTTGGCTAACAACGAGGGCGGTTCCCTAGTCGATATCGAGAGAGTGGTCGACATCTTCCAGTCTCAGGGCATGATCCAGCAAGCTACGGCTTTCTTGCTGGATGCGCTCAAGGATAACAGACCTGACCAGGGTCACCTTCAGACTCGTCTCTTGGAGATGAACTTGATGAATGCTCCCCAGGTTGCCGATGCTATCCTTGGAAATGACATGTTCTCTCACTTTGATAAGACTCGCATCGCGACACTTTGTGAACAGGTCGGTTTGGCCCAAAAGGCATTGGAGCTCTACGAGGACCCCGCTGCCGTCAAGCGTGTCGTTATCAACATTGCCGCCACCCCCAACTTCAACATCGACTGGTTGACCGGCTTCTTTGGCAAGCTGTCCGTTGAGCAATCTCTGGACTGCTTGGATGCCATGATCAAGCACAACATCCGCCAGAACCTGCAAGCGGTGGTCCAGATCGCCACTAAGTACTCCGACTTGCTGGGTCCCGTGCGCCTGATTGATCTCTTCGAGAAGTACAAGACTGCTGAGGGTCTCTTCTACTACCTTGGCAGCATTGTCAACCTTTCAGAGGACCCCGATGTTCACTTCAAGTACATTGAGTCTGCTACCAAGATGGGCCAGTTCAACGAGGTTGAGCGTATCTGCAGAGACAGCAACTACTACAACGCCGAGAAGGTCAAGAACTTCCTCAAGGAAGCCAGACTTCAGGAGCAGCTGCCTCTTATCATCGTCTGCGACAGATTCAACTTCGTCCACGACTTGGTTCTCTACCTgtaccagcagcagcagttcCAGTCCATCGAGACTTACGTCCAGCGTGTCAACCCCAGTCGGACTCCCGCCGTCATCGGTGGTCTGTTGGATGTTGACTGCGATGAGAGCATCATCAAGAACTTGCTGTCGACCGTCAACCCCGCCTCTATTCCCATCGATGAGCTCGTGTCCGAGGTTGAGTCTCGCAACCGTCTCAAGCTTCTTCTCCCCTTCCTCGAGGCTACTCTTGCTGCCGGCAACCAGCAGCAGGCCGTGTTCAATGCTCTTGCCAAGATCTACATTGACTCGAACAACAACCCCGAGAAGTTCCTCAAGGAGAACGACCAGTATGACACCCTCAGCGTCGGTAAATACTGTGAGAAGCGTGACCCCAACCTTGCCTTCATCGCCTACTCCAAGGGTCAGAACGACCTTGAGCTCGTCAACATTACCAACGAGAACGGCATGTACCGCAACCAAGCTCGATACCTGCTCGAGCGGGCTGACCGCGAGCTGTGGACCTTCGTCCTCAGTGAGAACAACATTCATCGCCGTTCCGTGATTGACCAAGTGACCGCCACCGCGGTTCCCGAGTCCACCGACCCCTCCAAGGTCTCCGAGGCTGTTGCCGCCTTCCTTGCCTGCGATCTTCCTCTTGAGCTCATTGAGCTGCTTGAGAAGATTGTTCTCGAGCCGTCACCTTTCAGTGACAACACCAACCTTCAGAACTTGCTTCTGTTCACCGCTGCCAAGGCCGACAAGGGTAAAGTTATGGACTACATCCACCGTATGGACAACTTCAGCGCGCCGGACATTGCATCAGCCTGTATCGACGTTGGTCTCCACGAGGAGGCCTTCGAGATCTTTAAGAAGACTGGTGACAAGACTTCCGCTGTTGATGTCTTGGTAGAGAACGTCGTTAGCATCGACCGTGCCCAAGCCTACGCCGAGGAGGTCGATTTGCCCGAGGTTTGGAGCAAGGTCGCCAAGGCTCAGCTTGATGGCCTGCGCGTCACTGACTCTATCGAGTCCTACATCAAGGCCGATGACCCCAAGAACTACGAGGAGGTTATCGAGACCGCTGCCCGCGCCGGCAAGGACCAGGATCTTATCAAGTACCTCCGCATGGCCAGAAAGACGCTGCGCGAGCCTGCCATCGACACTGCCCTCGCCTTCTGCTACGCTCGTCTGGATGAGCTCGGCGAGCTCGAGGACTTCCTTCGCGGTACCAACGTTGCCAACATCGAGGAGTCTGGTGACAAGGCGTATGAGCAAGGTCTGTACCAGGCCTCTAAGATCTTCTTCACCAGCATCTCCAACTGGGCCAAGCTGGCAACCACCCTCGTCCACCTTGAGGAGTACCAGGCTGCAGTTGAGTGCGCTCGCAAGGCCAACAACATCAAGGTCTGGAAGCAGGTTCACGAGGCCTGCGTTGAGAAGAAGGAGTTCCGTCTTGCCCAGATCTGCGGTCTCAACCTCATTGTTGACGCCGAGCAATTGCAGACCCTTGTCAAGCAGTACGAGCGCAACGGCTACTTCGATGAGCTCATTGGAGTCTTGGAGCAGGGTCTTGGCCTTGAGCGTGCCCACATGGGTATGTTCACCGAGCTTGGCATTGCCTTGTCCAAGTACCACCCTGAGCGCTTGATGGAGCATCTCAAGCTCTTCTGGAGCAGAATGAATCTGCCCAAGATCATCCGTGCTTGCGAAGAGGCGGCCCTCTGGCCCGAGCTGGTCTTCTGCTACTACCACTACGATGAATTCGACAACGCTGCTATGGCGGTCATTGAGCGCCCTGAGAACTCATGGGAGCACCAGCAGTTCAAGGAGATCGTCGTCAAGGTGGCCAACTTGGAGATTTACTACCGCGCCATCAACTTCTACCTCGAGCAGCACCCATCCCTGCTCACCGACCTCCTCCAGTCTCTTACTGCCCGCATTGACGTCAACCGTGTTGTCAAGATGTTCGAGAAGAGCGATAACCTGCCGCTCATTAAGCCTTTCCTCGTCAACGTCCAAACTCAGAACAAGCGCACCGTCAACAACGCCATCAACGACTTGTTgatcgaggaggaggactaCAAGACCCTCCGCGACTCTGTGGAGAACTACGACAACTACGACCCCGTCGACCTTGCCTCTCGTCTGGAGAAGCACGACTTGATCTTCTTCCGCCAGATCGCTGCCAGCATCTACCGCAAGAACAAGCGCTGGGAGAAGTCCATTGCTCTCTCCAAGCAGGACAAGCTCTTCAAGGATGCCATCGAGACGGCTGCCATCTCAGGCAAGACTGATGTTGTGGAGGACTTGCTCCGCTAC TTCGTCGACATTGGTAGCCGTGAGTGCTACGTCGGCATGCTCTACGCTTGCTACGAGCTCATCCGCCCCGACTTGGTCCTGGAGATTTCTTGGCGCAGCGGCCTTACCGACTTCGCCATGCCTTACATGATCAACATGTTGTGCCAGCAGACCAAGGACTTGGCCGCTCTCAAGGCCGACAACGAGGCTCGCAAGAGCAAGGAGAAGGAGCAAGAGAAGGACGAGACCAACACTCCTATCCTTGGCGGCAACCGCCTCATGATCACTGCCGGTCCCGGCGGTATGGGCGCTCCTCCCGCGCCCTACGGTCAGACAAACGGCTTCGCTCCCCAGCCTACTGGCTTTGGATTCTAG
- a CDS encoding major facilitator superfamily transporter, whose protein sequence is MGARNGGEFELQDEIINCAGGGSGRYFNNRQFPRLSSESAMSCSLVRGSQRKLNVYLPQVLRLHQHDDTSCMDIGMMNMLLAACTCVANGQAPIMNRSGGEVHAFWWGGVAGRQCRYFLPAVLAAIVAAAAKASHYCHPPACVTAYHAITSPLPCDLRLELPPKLVKAKSPPQGRPQPLSTTPQRNTKTSRQRRLSRYLRYHTMAPSKRKDPKAFPTRQLAVLGTPIPILSLPTFPSVSFSTNSDKESPLLISAVQCHSMEHTATPIAFNSILAYTYKMVKDLGMEEDAGFYAGLLISAYAVAEAITSMGWGTLSDRIGRKPVVLFGLVGVAISSLIFGFAKTYWVALLARFVGGALNGNVSVMQTMVAEMVKNPDHEPKAYAVQPFVWTLGGIIGSAMGGFLAQPAVYYPSVFSEDGIFGRNPYLLPNLVSMAAISLAVLQGAFFLEETLEFEEDDDLHNGRNSVAVDDDDAVDETTPLRRAPIRTFNPRRSISTSHSRPRFAESSLPLPFEHDFDLRRSSFGTVHSIKVIPEDLRQHLLNSRAQATGQKKVKTFNKTVVMLIIAFIIFSYHQMAAGTLLPTYLLDDPSDLKHPRGQLDFRGGLGYSLHDVGVYLAINGILGLLIQGLIFPIFVERVGVWGSFISMIIVYPTAYLLLPFLSALPESLTEAGIWFSLIMQSFYGIIIGPVTLILIKNATPTSQALGKVNGVAMSGACLARTVSPPLVGIIYSFAGSAAAWFSCALFAVIGLIQVIWVPKKHIDVDHVEIDNAISRRFSVTWIMTKLRNVCIYRGEGEFPNDHPDYFGFFDPSIFLTIPLLRSMALAYVRSCATTFLI, encoded by the exons ATGGGTGCTCGAAATGGGGGCGAATTCGAATTGCAGGATGAGATCATCAACTGTG cgggcggcggcagcggcaggtATTTCAATAACCGCCAA TTCCCCAGATTAAGTTCCGAATCCGCCATGTCTTGCTCTCTGGTTCGGGGGTCTCAAAGGAAACTCAATGTTTACTTACCCCAAGTTCTGAG GCTTCACCAACATGACGACACCTCATGCATGGATATCGGAATGATGAAC ATGCTTCTTGCTGCTTGCACGTGTGTGGCCAACGGTCAAGCGCCGATCATGAACCGGTCAGGCGGTGAGGTGCATGCGTTTTGGTGGGGCGGTGTCGCGGGCCGCCAATGCCGTTATTTCTTGCCCGCTGTGCTTGCTGCaattgttgctgctgctgctaagGCAAGTCACTACTGTCATCCACCTGCCTGCGTTACTGCGTATCAT GCCATTACTTCCCCATTGCCCTGCGATTTGCGGCTTGAGCTGCCCCCCAAGCTTGTAAAGGCCAAGAGCCCACCCCAAGGAAGGCCCCAACCTCTCTCCACGACCCCGCA GAGAAACACCAAGACATCCAGACAAAGGAGACTCTCACGATACCTACGATACCACACCATGGCTCCATCAAAACGAAAAGACCCCAAAGCATTTCCTACGCGCCAACTGGCCGTTCTCGGTACGCCCATCCCCATCCTCTCTCTTCCAACTTTCCCCTCCGTCTCATTCTCGACAAACTCAGATAAGGAATCTCCTCTTCTTATCAGCGCTGTCCAGTGCCATTCAATGGAACACACTGCGACT CCCATCGCCTTCAATTCTATCTTGGCCTACACCTATAAGATGGTCAAGGATCTCGGCATGGAGGAAGACGCCGGTTTCTACGCAGGTCTTTTGATCTCCGCCTACGCCGTCGCCGAGGCCATCACCTCAATGGGATGGGGAACCCTGTCCGATCGCATTGGTCGCAAACCAGTCGTGCTATTTGGTCTCGTCGGTGTCGCCATCTCCAGTCTGATTTTTGGTTTCGCAAAGACGTATTGGGTTGCCCTACTCGCCCGTTTTGTTGGTGGCGCTCTCAACGGCAACGTTTCCGTCATGCAGACCATGGTGGCAGAAATGGTCAAAAATCCCGACCATGAGC CCAAGGCCTACGCCGTCCAACCCTTCGTATGGACACTGGGCGGCATTATTGGCTCTGCCATGGGCGGTTTCCTCGCCCAACCCGCCGTCTACTACCCTTCGGTCTTCTCTGAGGATGGCATTTTCGGCCGGAATCCCTACTTGCTTCCGAATCTCGTGTCCATGGCAGCAATCTCCCTGGCCGTCTTGCAGGGTGCTTTCTTCTTGGAGGAGACTCTCGAATTCGAGGAGGACGATGACCTCCACAACGGTCGCAATAGCGTCGCCGTGGACGATGATGACGCCGTCGATGAGACCACGCCCCTGCGCCGCGCACCCATCCGGACCTTCAACCCGCGACGTTCCATTTCCACTAGCCATTCGCGACCGCGCTTCGCCGAATCGAGCTTGCCTTTGCCATTCGAGCACGACTTTGACCTCAGGAGATCGTCCTTTGGAACGGTACACTCAATCAAGGTCATCCCCGAAGACCTGCGCCAACACCTCCTGAACTCGCGTGCCCAGGCGACGGGGCAGAAGAAGGTCAAGACGTTCAACAAGACCGTCGTCATGCTTATCATTGCCTTCATCATCTTCTCGTACCACCAGATGGCCGCCGGTACTCTATTGCCCACGTATCTGCTCGACGATCCTTCCGACCTGAAGCACCCGCGCGGACAACTCGATTTCCGGGGCGGTCTGGGATACTCCCTCCACGATGTCGGTGTGTATCTGGCCATCAACGGTATCCTTGGACTGCTCATCCAGGGTCTTATTTTCCCCATCTTTGTAGAACGCGTCGGTGTTTGGGGCTCCTTCATTTCCATGATTATCGTATACCCAACTGCGTACTTGCTGCTGCCCTTCTTGTCCGCCCTACCTGAAAGCCTCACCGAGGCTGGTATCTGGTTCTCCCTCATCATGCAGAGTTTCTACGGCATCATCATTGGCCCCGTTACCCTGATCCTGATCAAGAACGCGACGCCCACTTCGCAAGCCCTCGGAAAGGTCAATGGCGTAGCCATGTCCGGTGCCTGTCTGGCGAGAACCGTCTCCCCGCCTCTCGTGGGAATCATTTACAGTTTCGCTGGTTCTGCTGCCGCCTGGTTTAGCTGTGCCCTCTTCGCCGTCATCGGACTGATCCAGGTCATCTGGGTGCCCAAGAAGCACATCGACGTGGACCACGTGGAGATTGACAATGCCATTTCGAGACGTTTCTCGGTTAC GTGGATTATGACGAAGCTTCGAAATGTCTGCATCTACCGGGGCGAGGGGGAGTTTCCCAACGACCATCCTGATTATTTTGGCTTCTTTGACCCTTCCATCTTCCTCACCATACCTTTGTTGCGTTCAATGGCATTGGCATATGTGCGAAGCTGTGCGACAACATTCCTCATTTAA